A single region of the Paraburkholderia sp. SOS3 genome encodes:
- a CDS encoding CmpA/NrtA family ABC transporter substrate-binding protein, with product MTESAHSPLPDASHMAPGRLEKTHLRLGFVALSDAAPLVAAKLYEFGHAHGLTLELVRQPSWAAVRDKLISGDLDAAHALYGLVYGVQLGLGGPQTDMAVLMVLNRNGQAITLSRRLTEALASHRTLPEALATLGRKPVFAQTFPTGTHAMWLYYWLAAQNVHPLRDIESVVIPPPQMVDALAQDRLDGLCVGEPWNAVAQAQGVGATAVYSSEIWPDHPEKVLACRRDFVSRFPNTSRALVQTMLEACRWLDDDRHCAEIARRLAQPEFIGVPVETIAPRLQRATGHDTRLPIRFFSGGQVNYPRPDDGVWFLTQFQRWAMIDTRDDYAEIAAQINQTRLYREAAHNVGVIVPDTQAPQALIDGRVWDGSNPVEYADTFAIRGL from the coding sequence ATGACTGAATCTGCACACTCGCCTCTACCGGACGCGTCGCACATGGCGCCCGGCCGGCTCGAAAAAACGCATCTGCGTCTGGGCTTCGTCGCGCTCAGCGACGCGGCGCCGCTCGTAGCGGCGAAGCTATACGAATTCGGCCACGCGCACGGCCTCACGCTCGAACTCGTGCGCCAGCCCTCGTGGGCCGCCGTGCGGGACAAGCTCATCTCCGGCGATCTCGACGCCGCGCATGCGCTGTACGGCCTGGTCTACGGCGTGCAGCTCGGCCTCGGCGGACCGCAAACCGATATGGCCGTGCTGATGGTGCTGAACCGCAACGGCCAGGCCATCACGCTGTCGCGCCGCCTCACCGAAGCGCTCGCGTCGCATCGCACGCTGCCCGAAGCACTCGCGACGCTCGGCCGCAAACCCGTGTTCGCGCAGACGTTCCCGACCGGCACGCATGCGATGTGGCTGTACTACTGGCTCGCCGCACAAAACGTGCATCCGTTGCGGGATATCGAGAGCGTCGTGATTCCGCCGCCGCAGATGGTCGATGCGCTTGCGCAGGACCGGCTCGACGGGCTGTGCGTCGGCGAGCCGTGGAACGCGGTGGCACAGGCGCAAGGCGTCGGCGCGACGGCCGTCTATAGCAGCGAAATCTGGCCGGACCATCCGGAGAAGGTGCTCGCCTGCCGGCGCGATTTCGTGAGCCGTTTTCCGAATACATCGCGCGCGCTCGTGCAGACGATGCTCGAGGCGTGCCGCTGGCTCGACGACGACCGCCATTGCGCGGAAATCGCACGGCGGCTTGCGCAACCTGAATTTATCGGCGTGCCGGTGGAGACGATCGCACCGCGTTTGCAGCGTGCAACCGGGCACGATACGCGTTTGCCCATCCGCTTTTTCTCGGGCGGACAGGTGAACTATCCGCGGCCCGACGACGGTGTCTGGTTTCTGACGCAGTTCCAGCGTTGGGCAATGATCGACACGCGTGACGACTATGCGGAAATCGCCGCGCAGATCAACCAGACCCGGCTTTATCGCGAAGCAGCGCACAACGTGGGGGTGATCGTGCCGGACACCCAGGCACCGCAGGCGTTGATCGATGGGCGCGTGTGGGATGGCTCAAACCCGGTTGAATACGCCGACACGTTTGCGATTCGCGGCTTATGA